A stretch of Lathyrus oleraceus cultivar Zhongwan6 chromosome 6, CAAS_Psat_ZW6_1.0, whole genome shotgun sequence DNA encodes these proteins:
- the LOC127093676 gene encoding glutathione S-transferase T3-like codes for MQNYQNPNPQNSQIPPMPTNPAIFLPSPNNPNMYPIPQTNSNSMEFSTQVPPFSTQVPPFSTQVGTEKEERVVVKKRSREQFTREEDILLIQSWLNVSKDPIVGVDQKAESFWLRIVGSYNQYRGQLREKLGGQLKCRWHRINGMVQKFVGCYKISLNGKKSGTSETDVMADAHAIFAQDQGTTFNLEYAWRLSYDEAKWRIVEESIGSSAKITKTYASGASSENPDTTSSYEFNSSSPMERPMGQKAAKRKGKASEIPNATQDAKNKRAITMDRLAQAKEDELELRVVQMMMKDTSTMNDSQRDIHEKYCNKMKKKNMECS; via the exons ATGCAAAATTATCAAAATCCTAATCCTCAAAATTCTCAAATTCCACCGATGCCAACAAACCCCGCCATATTTCTTCCGTCACCAAACAATCCAAATATGTATCCTATACCTCAAACGAATTCTAATAGTATGGAATTCTCTACTCAAGTTCCACCATTTTCTACTCAAGTCCCACCATTTTCTACTCAAGTTGGTACTGAAAAAGAAGAAAGGGTTGTCGTTAAAAAAAGATCTCGAGAGCAATTTACAAGGGAAGAGGATATACTACTTATTCAATCATGGCTCAATGTTTCAAAGGATCCAATTGTGGGAGTTGATCAAAAGGCTGAGAGTTTTTGGTTAAGAATTGTTGGTAGTTATAACCAATATCGTGGGCAATTGCGGGAAAAGTTAGGGGGACAGTTAAAATGTCGATGGCATAGAATAAATGGCATGGTTCAAAAATTTGTTGGGTGTTACAAAATTTCTCTTAACGGAAAGAAAAGTGGGACATCCGAGACCGATGTCATGGCAGATGCACATGCTATTTTTGCTCAGGATCAAGGTACAACATTCAATCTTGAGTATGCATGGCgattgtcatacg ATGAAGCTAAATGGCGCATCGTCGAAGAATCGATTGGAAGTTCTGCAAAAATAACAAAGACTTATGCTAGTGGGGCATCATCGGAGAACCCAGATACAACTTCAAGTTATGAGTTTAACTCATCATCACCAATGGAGCGTCCAATGGGACAAAAAGCAGCAAAAAGGAAGGGTAAGGCATCAGAAATTCCAAATGCAACGCAAGATGCAAAGAATAAAAGAGCAATAACAATGGACAGACTTGCGCAAGCTAAGGAGGACGAGCTAGAATTAAGGGTAGTGCAAATGATGATGAAAGACACTTCTACTATGAACGATAGTCAACGAGATATTCATGAAAAATATTGTAAtaagatgaagaaaaaaaatatggAATGTAGTTAG
- the LOC127098266 gene encoding 70 kDa peptidyl-prolyl isomerase isoform X1: MAVLTEIEEDELDEEPGEVIESAPPQKIGEERKLTTNSPIKKKLLKRGLGWETPNFNDHVTVHYAGTLLDGRKLGSTRVSDSPVTFTLGQSEVYAGLDDGIVTMKKGEVALFTLPAAESGGIPRGTNSVVQFEVELVSWITVVDVCKDGGIIKKIMEKGKGNDRPGDLDEVLVKYQVALVDGTVVAETPEGGVEFYVKDGHVLSRLPKVIMTMTRGEKAELTFQPQYAFGDTGREAGSGFHSIPPDSVLHVNIELVSFKPVINVTGDSMVIKKILKEGEGAFTANEGANVTVSYTAMLEDGTVFEKRGIGEIQPLKFVTDEEQVITGLDRAVATMKKGEKAIVSIHPDYAFGNVEVRQNLVIVPPGSKVVYDIEMIDFIKEKAPWELTNAEKIEVAGRKKEEGNLLFKSGKYQRAAKKYDKAADFVSEDGSFGDDEQKLAKSLRLSCWLNGAACCLKLNDLTGAIKFCTQVLDVEFHNVKALYRRAQAYIETGDFLLADVDIKKALEVDPQNREVKVLKMKVKQLQADSDKKDAKLYENMFAHKTKRLKVEKEEDEVVKTEMDNVGDSAAPSNGGLIIDSC; encoded by the exons ATGGCAGTATTAACAGAGATAGAGGAAGATGAACTCGACGAAGAACCAGGTGAAGTAATCGAATCGGCACCGCCGCAAAAGATTGGCGAAGAGAGAAAACTCACTACTAATTCACCCATCAAAAAGAAGCTCCTTAAACGCGGTCTCGGTTGGGAAACCCCCAATTTCAACGATCATGTTACTG TTCATTATGCTGGAACTTTGCTTGATGGAAGAAAATTGGGTTCCACAAGGGTTTCGGATTCTCCTGTGACATTTACACTTGGCCAAA GTGAAGTGTATGCTGGATTAGATGATGGGATTGTCACCATGAAGAAGGGAGAGGTGGCATTGTTTACATTACCTGCTGCCGAGTCTGGAGGCATTCCACGAGGCACCAACTCAGTTGTGCAGTTTGAAGTGGAACTCGTTTCTTGGATCACAGTGGTGGATGTTTGCAAAGATGGTGGAATTATCAAGAAAATTATGGAGAAGGGGAAAGGGAATGATCGGCCCGGTGATCTTGATGAAGTTCTTG TGAAGTATCAGGTGGCACTAGTTGATGGCACCGTTGTTGCAGAAACACCGGAAGGAGGAGTTGAATTCTATGTGAAGGATG GTCATGTGCTTTCTAGATTGCCGAAAGTGATCATGACTATGACCAGGGGAGAGAAGGCTGAATTAACTTTTCAACCTCAAT ATGCCTTTGGGGATACGGGGAGAGAAGCTGGCAGCGGGTTCCATTCAATTCCCCCAGACTCAGTGCTGCATGTTAATATTGAATTGGTGTCCTTCAAGCCCGTCATAAATGTTACTGGTGACTCTATGGTGATTAAGAAAATTTTGAAGGAAGGGGAGGGTGCTTTCACAGCCAACGAGGGTGCAAATGTTACTG TCAGTTACACAGCTATGCTAGAAGATGGCACTGTATTTGAGAAAAGAGGAATTGGTGAAATACAGCCCTTGAAATTTGTAACTGATGAGG AACAAGTGATTACTGGTCTAGACCGAGCAGTGGCAACAATGAAAAAGGGCGAGAAGGCCATAGTTAGTATACATCCTGATTATGCATTTGGAAATGTGGAAGTGAGACAAAATCTGGTTATTGTGCCACCTGGCTCGAAAGTAGTCTATGACATTGAAATGATAGATTTTATTAAG GAGAAAGCACCATGGGAGTTAACTAATGCTGAGAAAATTGAGGTAGCTGGGAGGAAGAAAGAAGAAGgaaatttattatttaaaagtGGCAAATATCAGCGAGCTGCGAAAAAGTATGATAAG GCTGCTGATTTTGTTAGCGAAGATGGATCCTTCGGTGATGATGAGCAAAAGCTAGCTAAGTCGTTGAGACTTTCATGCTGGTTGAATGGTGCAGCCTGTTGCCTTAAACTGAATGACCTTACTGGAGCAATCAAATTTTGTACTCAG GTACTTGATGTTGAGTTTCACAACGTGAAAGCTTTGTATAGACGAGCGCAGGCATATATAGAGACGGGAGACTTTCTTTTAGCAGATGTAGACATCAAGAAAGCTCTTGAGGTGGATCCACAAAACAG GGAGGTAAAGGTGCTGAAAATGAAAGTGAAGCAACTTCAAGCTGATAGTGACAAAAAAGATGCTAAACTGTATGAAAATATGTTTGCGCATAAAACCAAG AGATTGAAGGTTGAGAAAGAAGAGGATGAAGTGGTGAAAACGGAAATGGACAATGTTGGTGACAGTGCAGCTCCTTCTAATGGTGGTTTAATTATTGATTCTTGTTGA
- the LOC127098266 gene encoding 70 kDa peptidyl-prolyl isomerase isoform X2, with the protein MAVLTEIEEDELDEEPGEVIESAPPQKIGEERKLTTNSPIKKKLLKRGLGWETPNFNDHVTVHYAGTLLDGRKLGSTRVSDSPVTFTLGQSEVYAGLDDGIVTMKKGEVALFTLPAAESGGIPRGTNSVVQFEVELVSWITVVDVCKDGGIIKKIMEKGKGNDRPGDLDEVLVKYQVALVDGTVVAETPEGGVEFYVKDGHVLSRLPKVIMTMTRGEKAELTFQPQYAFGDTGREAGSGFHSIPPDSVLHVNIELVSFKPVINVTGDSMVIKKILKEGEGAFTANEGANVTVSYTAMLEDGTVFEKRGIGEIQPLKFVTDEEQVITGLDRAVATMKKGEKAIVSIHPDYAFGNVEVRQNLVIVPPGSKVVYDIEMIDFIKEKAPWELTNAEKIEVAGRKKEEGNLLFKSGKYQRAAKKYDKAADFVSEDGSFGDDEQKLAKSLRLSCWLNGAACCLKLNDLTGAIKFCTQVLDVEFHNVKALYRRAQAYIETGDFLLADVDIKKALEVDPQNREVKVLKMKVKQLQADSDKKDAKLYENMFAHKTKRLKVEKEEDEVVKTEMDNVGDSAAPSNDGSCI; encoded by the exons ATGGCAGTATTAACAGAGATAGAGGAAGATGAACTCGACGAAGAACCAGGTGAAGTAATCGAATCGGCACCGCCGCAAAAGATTGGCGAAGAGAGAAAACTCACTACTAATTCACCCATCAAAAAGAAGCTCCTTAAACGCGGTCTCGGTTGGGAAACCCCCAATTTCAACGATCATGTTACTG TTCATTATGCTGGAACTTTGCTTGATGGAAGAAAATTGGGTTCCACAAGGGTTTCGGATTCTCCTGTGACATTTACACTTGGCCAAA GTGAAGTGTATGCTGGATTAGATGATGGGATTGTCACCATGAAGAAGGGAGAGGTGGCATTGTTTACATTACCTGCTGCCGAGTCTGGAGGCATTCCACGAGGCACCAACTCAGTTGTGCAGTTTGAAGTGGAACTCGTTTCTTGGATCACAGTGGTGGATGTTTGCAAAGATGGTGGAATTATCAAGAAAATTATGGAGAAGGGGAAAGGGAATGATCGGCCCGGTGATCTTGATGAAGTTCTTG TGAAGTATCAGGTGGCACTAGTTGATGGCACCGTTGTTGCAGAAACACCGGAAGGAGGAGTTGAATTCTATGTGAAGGATG GTCATGTGCTTTCTAGATTGCCGAAAGTGATCATGACTATGACCAGGGGAGAGAAGGCTGAATTAACTTTTCAACCTCAAT ATGCCTTTGGGGATACGGGGAGAGAAGCTGGCAGCGGGTTCCATTCAATTCCCCCAGACTCAGTGCTGCATGTTAATATTGAATTGGTGTCCTTCAAGCCCGTCATAAATGTTACTGGTGACTCTATGGTGATTAAGAAAATTTTGAAGGAAGGGGAGGGTGCTTTCACAGCCAACGAGGGTGCAAATGTTACTG TCAGTTACACAGCTATGCTAGAAGATGGCACTGTATTTGAGAAAAGAGGAATTGGTGAAATACAGCCCTTGAAATTTGTAACTGATGAGG AACAAGTGATTACTGGTCTAGACCGAGCAGTGGCAACAATGAAAAAGGGCGAGAAGGCCATAGTTAGTATACATCCTGATTATGCATTTGGAAATGTGGAAGTGAGACAAAATCTGGTTATTGTGCCACCTGGCTCGAAAGTAGTCTATGACATTGAAATGATAGATTTTATTAAG GAGAAAGCACCATGGGAGTTAACTAATGCTGAGAAAATTGAGGTAGCTGGGAGGAAGAAAGAAGAAGgaaatttattatttaaaagtGGCAAATATCAGCGAGCTGCGAAAAAGTATGATAAG GCTGCTGATTTTGTTAGCGAAGATGGATCCTTCGGTGATGATGAGCAAAAGCTAGCTAAGTCGTTGAGACTTTCATGCTGGTTGAATGGTGCAGCCTGTTGCCTTAAACTGAATGACCTTACTGGAGCAATCAAATTTTGTACTCAG GTACTTGATGTTGAGTTTCACAACGTGAAAGCTTTGTATAGACGAGCGCAGGCATATATAGAGACGGGAGACTTTCTTTTAGCAGATGTAGACATCAAGAAAGCTCTTGAGGTGGATCCACAAAACAG GGAGGTAAAGGTGCTGAAAATGAAAGTGAAGCAACTTCAAGCTGATAGTGACAAAAAAGATGCTAAACTGTATGAAAATATGTTTGCGCATAAAACCAAG AGATTGAAGGTTGAGAAAGAAGAGGATGAAGTGGTGAAAACGGAAATGGACAATGTTGGTGACAGTGCAGCTCCTTCTAATG ATGGTAGCTGCATATAA